In Herpetosiphon gulosus, the DNA window TGGGGTTTTGCGCTTGGTCAATCCCCACATCTACCACGTTTCGCTCAGCCAACGTTTGTGGGAATTGAAACAGAATCTGATTAAAGAGATGCGCAAGGGTTAGGCACGATCAAACGCCTTGAGATCGGCCACGTTAATAATCAACTGGCAAGTTCAATACTTATTTATAAAAAATTTTAATAAATTTATTATTCGATCAACCCAAGCGATGCTGCCAGAGAATCCTGTAGGCGACACCATTAACCATGGATTGCTTGCAGGATTCGTGGTCAGTTGGGGCAAATTGATCACCGCAACAAGGATTTTTATGCTATGATTGACAATCGTAACCCAATGTACAAGGACAATGGTGTTTGTGCAATGTACCTTCCTCAAGCAACTCAACGCCTAATCGAATTGGCGTTAGCAGAAGACCTCGATGGTGGCGACTTAACGTCACTTGCCACAATTCCGGCTGATTTAGCAGCCAAAGCCCATGTTTTAGTTAAAGATCAGGGTGTGCTCGCGGGCATGGAGGTTGCGGCGGCAGTTTGCCGTTTAGTTGACCCGGCCTTAGAATGGCAACCAGTGTTAGGCGATGGCGCAGCTGTAAAGTATGGCACGATTGTGGCCTATCTCAGCGGACCAGCTCGTTCAGTACTGATGGCCGAGCGTACCTTGCTTAACTTTTTACAGCGGCTTTCGGGTATTGCCAGCAAAACCGCGCTCTACGTTGCCAAAATCGCCGATACCCAAGCCAAACTAGTTGATACCCGCAAAACCACCCCAGGCTGGCGGGCTTTGGAAAAAGCCGCAGTTCGGGCAGGTGGTGGCGCAAATCATCGGTTTAATTTGGGCGATGGCGTGCTGATCAAGGATAATCATCTGGCGCTTGGTGGGCATGATATTGTGGGCGCAATTCAGCGGGCACGGGCTGTCGCGCCGCATACCACCAAAATCGAGGTTGAAGTTGAAGATTTGGCAGGGGTACAAGCAGCACTTGAGGCTGGAGCCGATATCATTATGCTCGATAATATGTCGATTGAAGCCATGCGCGAGGCTGTGCATTTAATCGCTGGGCGGGCTTTGGTCGAGGCTTCGGGCGGCATTACACTTGAGCGGATTCGGGCGGTCGCGGAAACAGGGGTCAATTTGATCTCCTGTGGTGCGATTACTCACTCGGCAACGGCGCTTGACATCAGCTTGGACATTGCAATCAATTCGTAACGTGCTCATCAGTAGGCTATAAGCAATTTATCAGGTTGGCCATGCTACTATTACGCAGTCAGTCCTGAACAATTGCTTACGAACGATTTAGTGCATCGACAAAAGGAGAATGCCATGCGACGACGATGGGTTCGTCTTGGCCTGCTCATGCTTATTGCCATGGGCGTAGTGCTACCTGGAACCAAGGCCGAGGCTACACCGCCGCCGCCCTTAGCCCAGTATTTCCCCGAAACCGGGCAATCAGCGGTCAACTATTTCTGGCAATTTTGGAAGAATACGCCGAATGCCATGCGCGTGTTGGGCTATCCCATTTCCTTGCCATTTATCCAAGAAAGCTTTACCGAGCCTGGTAAATTCTATTTGGTGCAATATTTCGAACGCGCCATCTTAGAAGAACACCCTGAAAACTTCAATCACCCAACCAATGGCAACAAATACTTTGTGCTTGGGCGTTTGCTGGGCAAAGAATTGGCCAAGGGTCGCGAAAATGAGCCAGCCTTCAAGCCAGTCGCCAATCCCAACAATGGCACGGTTTGGTTCCCTGAAACCCAACACACCCTGACCAACACACCTGGCCCATTTTTGACCTTCTGGCGCAATTATGGTGGCCTCTCGGTGTTTGGTTATCCTTTGTCAGAGCCATTCCAAGAGCTGAACCCTGATACTGGCAAGGTCTATTGGGTCCAATATTTCGAGCGTAATCGCTTCGAATATCATCCCGAAGAAAAACCTGAATTCCAAGTGTTGCTTGGTTTGTTGGGTAAACAATACTATAACGAACACAAAACCGAGCCAAAATTGGCCGTTAAGGAATGGTTCTTCCGCTATCACACCCGTGCCGAAGCCATCCCAGCCGATTTTATCTATGGCTACAATGTTCAAGCCTTCTACCAAGAACGCGATCGTTTGTATCAATTGGTCAACAACGCCGCCTTTGGCTGGATTCGCCAACAAGCACCTTGGGAAGATCTCCAAGCTGCTGACGGCACAATCTATTGGGGCGAGTTAGATAAAGTTGTTAACGACGCTCACGCCAAGGGCATTAAAGTCTTGTTGAGTGTGGTTCGTTCGCCTGAATGGGCCAGCGAAAATGGTACTCACGGCTTGCCATCACGCCGCAACTTTCCCAAATTTGGCGATTTTATGCAGCGTATGGCGCAACGTTACAAAGGCAAAGTCCAAGCCTACGAAATTTGGAACGAGCAAAATTATGCAATTGAAAATGGTGGTGTAGTAGCTCCAGCAGCCTATTATGTGGATATGTTGGAATATGCCTACAAAGGCGTGAAAGCTGCTGACCCCGAGGCAATTGTGGTTTCTGGCTCGCCAACCCCAACTGCAACCAATCGCACCGATATTGCAGTTGATGAGTTGATTTACTTTGCCCAAATGTTTGCAATTCCAAAATTCTGGAATAACGTTGACGTAATTGGGGCACACTTCGGCGGCACCTATAATCCACCAGATACGAAGTGGCCCGATAACCCAGGCCCAGGCCCAGGTTGGCGCGACAACTCTGAATTCTACTGGCGACGGATTGAAGATGTGCGTCAAGTGCTGGTCAACAGTGGCAACGGCGACCGCCAAATTTGGGTAACCGAAATTGGCTGGGCTACCGCCAACACTAGCCCAGGCTTTGAGTATGGCAACTCGAATACCATCGAAGAACAAGGAGCTTACCTCGAACGAGCAATGTATATGGCTCGCTACGATTATGCTCCATGGGTTGGCGCAATGTTCGTGTGGAATTTGAACTTCGCGGTGACCTCACCCGATCCGTTGCACGAAACTGCTTCATTCGGGGTATTGAACCCTGATTGGAGCCCACGCCCAGCCTATACCCGCTTGCAACAGTTTGCAGCAACCCATAAATAATTAACCGAGGTCGGTTGCAACAACACGAAGATCACGCTCTGAAACCAGTGTTGTGATCTTCGTGTTGTTGTCTGACGAGGAGTTTGATATGTCTAAATCACGCTGGTTAAGTGCCGCCATGGTCTGCTTGCTAGCCGTTAATCTTTTGGCGGCCTGTGGTGGCGATAGTGCGCCCACTACCCAACCAACCAATCCTGAGGCGGCTACGGTTACGCCCGAAACTGCTGCCCCAACCACTGACAGCAATCCGCCAATGACCACGGGCAATCCTTTGCAATTGCCCTATTTGCAATATGGCGCAGCGGCGCAACTGTACTACACTGATCGTAATCGCGCCTTGACCTTAATGAACAATGCTGGGTTCGATTGGGTGCGCCAACAGATTCAATGGAAAGATATTGAAGGCCCAAAAGGCAACTTTGGCTGGGGCGAGCTTGATGCAATCGTTGCTGATGCCAACGCCAAAAATATCAAAGTGCTGCTGAGCATTGTGCGTTCGCCATCGTGGGCACGCGCCGATGGCACCAATGGCATGCCCGATAACATCAAAGATTTTGGCGATTTCGTCGAGGCCTTGGTTGTGCGCTACAAAGGCAAAGTCCAAGCCTACGAAATTTGGAACGAGCAAAATCTTGATCATGAAAATGGTGGTTCACGTGAGTCGATCGACGCTGCCAAATATGTTGATCTCTTGGTCGAAGCCTACAATCGGATCAAACCGATCGATCCTGAAGCCTTTGTCATTTCAGGAGCATTGACTTCAACTGGTGATTCACCAGCGGCGATCGACGATCTGACCTACTTTGAGCAAATGTTTAGCTACAAAGATGGCATTTTCAAAGATCATATCGATGGTGTAGGCTTCCATCCTTCACCTTCATACAATCCACCAGATACGTTATGGCCCGACCAACCAGGCCCAGGTCCAGGCTGGCTCGAAAGCCCAACCCACTACTTCCGCCATATCGAAAACCTCAAAATCTTGATGGATAAATATGGCATGCAAGATTATCAAGTTTGGGTGACTGAGTTTGGCTGGGCGACCCAAAACACCAGCCCAGGCTATGAATATGGCAACGAAATTAGCTTTGAACAACAAGGCCAATATGTGCTTGATGCACTACAAATGACCCGCCGCGATTACCCATGGGTCGCCACCATGTTTGTGTGGAACCTCAATTTTGCGGTAACTTCGCCTGATCCGCTTGATCAAACCGCCTCATTCGGCATTCTCAACCCCGATTGGAGTCCACGGCCAGTCTTTGAAAAAATTCAAGGCTTTGTTAACGCCGTCAAGACCGAGGAAGGCCGCTAAACGTTGGATTCGGCATAGAACTGTTGCTCTATGCCGAATCGCATACCTTATGCCACAGCCGCCAAGACTCTGGTATACTAGCACGCGGTTTCATACGCAATGGAGGTCAGCGTGATTGCGGTTTATCACCTAAATGCTGGCTCAACTGGCATCGAAGTTCGGATTTTATCTGAGGCTATTCGGAGCGCCCGTAACTTGACATGGGCCGCAACTCCGGCTCATGCTGATATTTTTGTACTGACTGGGCCAATTCCACTGCTGTTGCGCCCAGCTTTAATGAACGTTTGGCGCGATTTTATTGCTGATCGTGCCCCACTAATTGCCTTAGGTCGCGCCAGCATCGATGGGCATCCGTTTGGGCGTGGTGGGCTGGCCGAGCTACCAGAAATTCAAGTAGCCGCCAAAATCGACGGCGATCCGCCGA includes these proteins:
- a CDS encoding cellulase family glycosylhydrolase; its protein translation is MRRRWVRLGLLMLIAMGVVLPGTKAEATPPPPLAQYFPETGQSAVNYFWQFWKNTPNAMRVLGYPISLPFIQESFTEPGKFYLVQYFERAILEEHPENFNHPTNGNKYFVLGRLLGKELAKGRENEPAFKPVANPNNGTVWFPETQHTLTNTPGPFLTFWRNYGGLSVFGYPLSEPFQELNPDTGKVYWVQYFERNRFEYHPEEKPEFQVLLGLLGKQYYNEHKTEPKLAVKEWFFRYHTRAEAIPADFIYGYNVQAFYQERDRLYQLVNNAAFGWIRQQAPWEDLQAADGTIYWGELDKVVNDAHAKGIKVLLSVVRSPEWASENGTHGLPSRRNFPKFGDFMQRMAQRYKGKVQAYEIWNEQNYAIENGGVVAPAAYYVDMLEYAYKGVKAADPEAIVVSGSPTPTATNRTDIAVDELIYFAQMFAIPKFWNNVDVIGAHFGGTYNPPDTKWPDNPGPGPGWRDNSEFYWRRIEDVRQVLVNSGNGDRQIWVTEIGWATANTSPGFEYGNSNTIEEQGAYLERAMYMARYDYAPWVGAMFVWNLNFAVTSPDPLHETASFGVLNPDWSPRPAYTRLQQFAATHK
- a CDS encoding NADH:ubiquinone oxidoreductase, whose product is MIAVYHLNAGSTGIEVRILSEAIRSARNLTWAATPAHADIFVLTGPIPLLLRPALMNVWRDFIADRAPLIALGRASIDGHPFGRGGLAELPEIQVAAKIDGDPPTVAAIQAGIVQALNARTAKH
- the nadC gene encoding carboxylating nicotinate-nucleotide diphosphorylase; protein product: MYLPQATQRLIELALAEDLDGGDLTSLATIPADLAAKAHVLVKDQGVLAGMEVAAAVCRLVDPALEWQPVLGDGAAVKYGTIVAYLSGPARSVLMAERTLLNFLQRLSGIASKTALYVAKIADTQAKLVDTRKTTPGWRALEKAAVRAGGGANHRFNLGDGVLIKDNHLALGGHDIVGAIQRARAVAPHTTKIEVEVEDLAGVQAALEAGADIIMLDNMSIEAMREAVHLIAGRALVEASGGITLERIRAVAETGVNLISCGAITHSATALDISLDIAINS
- a CDS encoding cellulase family glycosylhydrolase — translated: MSKSRWLSAAMVCLLAVNLLAACGGDSAPTTQPTNPEAATVTPETAAPTTDSNPPMTTGNPLQLPYLQYGAAAQLYYTDRNRALTLMNNAGFDWVRQQIQWKDIEGPKGNFGWGELDAIVADANAKNIKVLLSIVRSPSWARADGTNGMPDNIKDFGDFVEALVVRYKGKVQAYEIWNEQNLDHENGGSRESIDAAKYVDLLVEAYNRIKPIDPEAFVISGALTSTGDSPAAIDDLTYFEQMFSYKDGIFKDHIDGVGFHPSPSYNPPDTLWPDQPGPGPGWLESPTHYFRHIENLKILMDKYGMQDYQVWVTEFGWATQNTSPGYEYGNEISFEQQGQYVLDALQMTRRDYPWVATMFVWNLNFAVTSPDPLDQTASFGILNPDWSPRPVFEKIQGFVNAVKTEEGR